The following nucleotide sequence is from Glycine max cultivar Williams 82 chromosome 9, Glycine_max_v4.0, whole genome shotgun sequence.
TGCCTTATAAATAGGAGTCTCATCAAAGTGATAATACTCTCCCAAAATTGGTTTTATAGCCTTAGTAGCCTCCATTGCATGATAATGCGGCATTGTGGAAAACAAGTGATGTGCCACGTGTGTGTCAGTGATGTTATGCAAAACCTTATTCAAAATCCCATAATCTCTATCCACAGTGGCCAAAGCACCTCTCAACCAATCCCACTCGGAGGAATCATAGTGAGGAACCGCAGGGTGAGTGTGTTGCAAGAAAGTGATCAACACCAAGAACCCATTAACCACCAACAAAGGCACCCCATAAACACAAACAACCCAAACAAGCCCTTTTGCCAAGACAGCCTTGTAGAGACCAAAACACACCGCAAGAATCCCAGCATCGGACACATAAATCTGAAGCCTTTCACGGTTTGAGTAAATGGGGCCATAAGGGTCATAGTGACATGCAAATCTCTCATAAGACCTACCCGAAACATTGAAAGCTAAATAAAGAGGCCAACCTAGGGTTAGGGTTATAGCAAGTGTGAGAACCCTCCCTGGTGAGTTGTTAAGGTATTTAGAATACCAACCCATACTAGACTTTGTTTTTGGCACAAACACTTCATCACGTTCGAGTGATCCTGTGTTCGAGTGGTGGCGGCGGTGGCTATATTTCCATGAAAAATAGGGCACTAGGAGAAGTGAGTGGAGGATTAGGCCAACAAGGTCATCGAGCCATTGGTGATCGCTAAAGGCGTGGTGGCCGCATTCGTGTGCGATGACCCAAACCCCGGTTAGGATGGAACCTTGGATGAACCAATAGAGAGGCCATGCTAGGAGGGAGAGGTTTTCATGGGGAAGGGTAGGGATGTAATTTACTGCGGCATAGAAGAGGCATGAGGCTATGGTTAGGTCATAGAGGACGTAGGAGAATGAACGGAATGTTGAACGGTGGAAGCAATGTGGTGAAATTGCCTTCTTCAGTTGGCTTAGAGTGAAGGGTGGCTTTGCATGTGGGACACGCTTCTTCTTTGAATGGTTTTTAATTGAGTTTTGATGCTTGAGAGTAGCTGAGCTTCGACCACCACCTCCCATTTTATCGCGCAACCTAAAACATGAATAGAAAAGTTTGTTGATTAGTATTGGAATTTGGATTATGATGTGACTTAATTGCAAAACTAACTCATCAAATAAGATCTTATCttctatttatattaattattttgaccaCATCACTATCACAGCTAgtgaatatgattttttaacatCCTCATGAACatctcaaatataatttatctgaTTAAACATAGGTAATGGAGAAGTACTAGGGAAACTCTttctaatattatattatgtctatgattgaataaaatttattaaaataataaattttaatagatttcaCTTTTTATATAATGATTCTCTCTTAATTTAGAATTAAGACCCaccaaaattgataattttcaataaatttttagtcAATCCAAGAGTAGTCAATCCAAGAGTGttagagaatataaaaaaaatgtctctaGCATTCCATGCACGCAAGTAATAATAGGTGACCTTATAGAATGAGCAGTAACTTCAAAAACTAACATGAAATAGGTTATGTCTAATTAGGCAGGAGCGGAATCTTTAATGTACTACTTTAAATACTCACTCTTTAAtcagttaaaatatattaaaaagacttaaatatgtttttcttaccTAAGATATATCTCTTTTTTAGATtgttacttataaaaaaatttgatttttctatctcatgttttcagttttttttgcTTTGGCACCTATCTTTAATGTTTATCTACTAAACGATAGCGTGACAGATAGAATATCACATTATCATTATTACATCATTGTCATGTAAGTTAATAacatgtttttcttaatttttttattgttgtagtTAGCATCTAAATCGACGCTAACTTCAAATCTAATGTTGGCTTGTCGAAGATGAAAATTGAAATCTTGCATATCTTTAAGTGTATGATattcatgataaaaaagaaaatgaattcaTGAGTGCTTTATAGTACTAATATGAGTACTATATGATGTGGTTTCTTATGTGGTGTTGTcaaacataagaaaaattagTTATCTTAGTTAATAATCTCTGGAGTTAAAATTGACATATGTAGTCATTTGAATACCATGTGAAACTCATAAAATAATGTGTTAGAAATTGTATTTGTAttcttaacatttctcttaatttttttttgtaacgaCAGCAATAATTATATCAAGTCCTCATACATTTGTTTTTGCTGAGTTGAGTCCTCATACATCTACGTACTTCTAACTCCACCAGTAGGCCAACTCCAATAATTCAAAGATTAATATTCCTCCATCTCCAACAATTACCATAGTAATTACGTAAATATCAGCGCATGTATAGTATAAGGCTAGTTTGTTCAGTTACACAAGCACTAAAGCGTatgtaaattaaaaacttttctATTGTAGAATCgtataaaattcaaaatggcCTATATATAGGCAAAAAAGCGTTATCATACACTGTAGTTGACAATAAAGATGCGTCAttcttaaaatcatattttaataaaagaacaCGTATTCGCAATTTTGGACCcactcttttattttcttttaaagaatCAATATAAGAGTTTGGTATGCTAACACATACTTTTCGGATTCTAATTTTTACGACGCACGTTTTACAATCCTTTCACATTCCGTTCCAATATAAGATTTGGTGGAGTttgaaaagataattaatttttgtctaCAAGAATATGTCTATTCTATGAACGTGTCAAATGGATGCGGAAGATGGTAATCAGTCAACATAAACAAATAGTTAAGTAGCTTGCACAGTGCAAACCTAACAAACAAAACAATAGAATACAACTACAGTCTACACTCAATTGTGAACAAAATGGAGCCGTGGAAAATTAAAACTACTATCTAGGGAATTACTTGCAAGTCCATTTCAACGAAGTTTACAACATAGATAATTAAATGcgcattaaaataatttgacaaaGTATAATCACATGGAAATTATGCATGGTGTGGGCAGCTtggaaatcatattttttaatgagaaaAGTTAGcaacatgttttaaaaaattcaaatacactTTTCTTATGGAAATTACGTGAGTTTCATGAAACATGTGAGTTTCCTTCCCCATTTCatcttcaaattaataaaactcacaacataaattttaactaaaaaatatattaataaaatt
It contains:
- the FAD2-2D gene encoding omega-6 fatty acid desaturase, endoplasmic reticulum isozyme 2, whose product is MGGGGRSSATLKHQNSIKNHSKKKRVPHAKPPFTLSQLKKAISPHCFHRSTFRSFSYVLYDLTIASCLFYAAVNYIPTLPHENLSLLAWPLYWFIQGSILTGVWVIAHECGHHAFSDHQWLDDLVGLILHSLLLVPYFSWKYSHRRHHSNTGSLERDEVFVPKTKSSMGWYSKYLNNSPGRVLTLAITLTLGWPLYLAFNVSGRSYERFACHYDPYGPIYSNRERLQIYVSDAGILAVCFGLYKAVLAKGLVWVVCVYGVPLLVVNGFLVLITFLQHTHPAVPHYDSSEWDWLRGALATVDRDYGILNKVLHNITDTHVAHHLFSTMPHYHAMEATKAIKPILGEYYHFDETPIYKAMWREAKECMYVEPDKGSNGKGVYWYNNKL